The nucleotide sequence AAAGGCGTACTCTACGAGTGCATGCATGACATCTATACAAGCTCCCCTTTTGTGGCTCCCTATTGCAATGCAATGCGCCTTTTGCATTTCAGCCATCATCTCTATGCAAAGTATGCATGTTACTTTTATCAAAGTCAAGAATGCTACCGCTTAGGATTATTTCACTATCCCAGGCAACGCTCAAGCTCAACGTCATAGAGTCATACACCATCAGCTGCATCCTGGAATTCGTACGCATTTCGTTCCCTAGGGGTTTTCCTATTGCACAGTAAAACTGCACATATGATTGTACTGTACAAAACACGTGGACGAAATTTGTCTGAACTTTGTAGTATATAAGACAAGTAGTTTATGGTTGGGTTTGGATCGACCATCGACACATGCTGAATATGACAAATGCACAGTACCACCAATGACCAAGGTAGGCGTAGGACCATGACCTCATCATTCCCTCTACTTACCAGCCAGGACCCACACCACCAGAGTTTCCTGGGACCACATGCAGCTCTGCTTTTGATGGGCCTGAGGCGGTCAAAGGAAGAAAGGGCCCGGTCAACGGAAGACTTCCCCTTACCTGGCTGCATGTGGCTACCAGAATAGTAGATAGAATACACAGGCACGCAAGCAGCAAACCATGTAGCTAAGCTATTCAGCCTTCAGGCCTCTTTTAATTGCGGCCCGAGCACTAACAAGAGGTCTTCATTGTCCAAAATAACAGCATCTACAAATACTTTCTGTGTGGAGGATTATGGTTGGAGCCCTTTACAATTGTAGTTGGACAGCCTCCTACCTCCTACTCCGTATTCATCATGATATTGTCTACTAATCCATGATACTCCTATAAGATAAGCGATTAGTTTATATCAACCGAAACATGTGAGGTCACACCGGATGAAAGCGGACATGTCATTTGACTCTTGCGTTGATATTGATCGAAATCATCTTCTGTACAACAATAACTAGTGGCATATGTATTGTGTAAGCACTAAACAGGCCAAATATGTACACGCCTGAGGACTTGTCACCTTACCCATGCTGGAGCAGCTATTTCCACACTTCAACAGCACCGTCTCTGCTGGCTGATATCAATCTCTGGCTAGACAAGTTGAAGGATGCCAGCGCGAGTATTGCGTCACGATGGCACCCGGAAACATCTGCGGCTGCCACCGCGAGCTGAGTCTTGGGCGTCAAACCAGAGACCGTGGTACTCTGTTTGTACATTTCCTGGGCAGAACACAAAAATCAGTAACAAACAGCAGTTTGCAAAAGCAGAATGCTGTCAAGGTGTAAATGTTGGGGAAGCGTGAATGGTAGATTAAGGCCAAATAACTACCGAACAAGGACAGAAGGCTACCTGCACAACTTGTACTCCAAAACTGGATCTTATATCGTAACACTCATCGTTTCCAACTGCTTTCTCCAAAATATCTCCTTTTGCTGAACGAACTTCTTTTGCCGAGGGACCAGCAATACAGAAGCTTTGCTCAGGCCTTCAAATGTCAATACAAAACGTCATTATGACAGGAAGTGGATTAAAAAATCGATTAATGAAGCAAGCGGGCAGTACAGATAGAATTGAACCTTGCTTGATCCCAGTAACGAATCTTCAAATCTGTTCCTCCAGTTAATAGATCACCACCTGGTAAGGGCAGCAAAGAACGGATGCCTGGATGGCGTACAGGTGGGTCATTCAATTCATCGATTCTGTACTTATAATTGCCTGCTCTTCTTATATCTTTGATGATTGGCTTGTTAACAGGCCTTGATGGCGCCTTTGACATCACAGCTTCATTATCAGTGCTCGCTGTTCTAAACATCTGCATAGTTTGTTGAATATCCCAGATGCAAATTTAGTGTTTGATATGGGCATATGATTTAGTTGCTCACTTCTCAAAAAAGTGCAGATACTTCTTAGAACATGACACAAGGAAAAGGAACATGGAAATACTAAAACAATAGAAACGTTCGCTTTATAAATCTTTTGCACCAGGAGCAGATTTAATTCAGGAAGGAATAGATCTTTTTTGGGTTATGGCACTGAATCTCTATAACAATGATAAAGCCATGGTAAGATATCCTACCAGCAGACCTCGTAATATACTAATCAGAAAACTTTTTATTACCTGGTGGCAACTTCCATCCTCAGCATTCCACAGAGAAACTTCGTTGCATCCGGCGGCAACAAAAACTAATGGCCTTCCAGCAGAAGATATTGAACTTGGTGGAGGTATAAGCAAGCACAATTTTTCTATAGGGCTTACTGTTGAATAATTCCACGAGTTAACAGGCAGTAAAAACCTATTGTCCCACAATGTAAGGACGCCTCTTGAAGAACCTGAGATGAACCAATTTCCACACTGGCCCACAACAAGTGCCGATATATAGCCCTCCTCCGGAGAGGATTTAAATGACCAAGATTCTGAGTTGGTTCTTGTATCCCATTTATGGATGCCACAATGTTCAGTGCTGAAAAGAACAGTTGGGCTAAAGCTGTCTGATGAACAATTTACAACACTGAGAATCGCGCCTTCTTTAATATCATTCCTTTTTACATCAACAATTCCAGAATACCTTTCCACAACACTCCCAACGCTACGTGCACAATCCACAAAAAACAAGTGTAATGTTCCATCGCTAGCACCAACAATAACCTGTGAAGTACCATGAACCATTGTCGTACATAGAGCTCGGCTATTACCCATGCTGTATGTTAACCTAGATCTGAAGGCAATGTCCTTTTCCAACTTTCTTGTATCCCATATTTTGATACTTGAGTCGTCTGAAGCAGTCACAAAAAAGGTATTGTCATTCGACACGGCAATGTCATTGACAGACGAGCGATGCTCCTGGAGATGTGCCACTAGAATTCCACGAGGCTTCCATCCAGCCTCCAGGTTCACTGCTGATCTGGAGAACGGCAATCCTCCAGTGTCAGAGTTTGGAGTGCTATCCCCTTGCAAAGGGGAACTGCTCTTCATAGAGTCATTGATGCTCAACTCTCGCCGCTTGCTACTGAAATGATCATCTCTAGTCTGCATGCCAGGACGGTTGGGTTCCAACCAAGGTAGCCTTATTGAAGCTTTATACACTGATGAATCAGGGAGCATGTGTGTTTCTCCTAAACCCCGCTTATCAGTACAAAAAGAATATGATGGTATTCCTTTAGATAAGCCGTCATAAAAGGAGCTATTTGCAGCAGATGCTTGTAGAGAAAAACCAGAATATAGTGATTTGTCAAAAGAAACGGAGTCTTTGACATCCAAAGACATGTTGCTGGAAATATTAGGGCCTTTCAGTCGCCCAATATCTTCAAGGTTGGCCGAGGATCCACTTTGTGCTGTACCAGGGTATCTTCCACCATGTACTATCTGTTCTTTCTTGCCACTGCTCTTCAGTAAAATGTCTCCAATGTCCTGAGCATCCTCTAAAGCTTGGTAGAAGATTGATTTTGGTAGCGGAGACTTAAGACATGAAAGAAGAGCAGTTTCAGAGGCCAATGAAGGTGGCTCCCTGTGTAGGAACTGCCTTAGATGAGGAGAAAGGTACACATAAGTATCTACAGATCCTAAGCTCTCGCTGCAGGCAGCAACAAATCTTACAGCAGACTGCTTAACCCAATTGATTGGATACCGGAGCCGGGGGAGAACCTTTACCAATAGACCAACAATTACTCTTTTTCTCAAATAACCACTTCTGCACATCATGGTCAAGCAATGAAGTGCATTTACAAGGACAGCCTCCATACCATCACTTAGTGCCTGTTCAAGATATGGCAAAAGATATTCCTCAACACTCCTTGCTCCAATAAAATAGCAAACATAGACAATCTGGCCAAAGAAAACTGCGCGGAGCTGCTCATCATGATCATTTAGAAATGCTGGAAGTATAGGAAGAAGAAAATCGTTACTTTGTCTGTGACCAAAGAAGTAACACAAATAACCTATATCCTGCAGAAGAGCTCTACGGGCATTAGGTGTCTGCTTTTGTCCCATCACCAAATCTTGCACTACCTCATAAATAGATTTCCTCAGTTCTGCAAGCTGGCGAAAAAAATCA is from Miscanthus floridulus cultivar M001 chromosome 7, ASM1932011v1, whole genome shotgun sequence and encodes:
- the LOC136466260 gene encoding serine/threonine-protein kinase VPS15-like produces the protein MGWRRCVLAELFLEGQPLFELSQLLAYRRGQYDPIHTLEKIQDTGIRDMILHMIQLDPKKRLPCRIYLQKYESVVFPFYFSKFLHQFFSDIVPLDSDARVEKTQENFEKIHEIMMGSSTIEQTERSTSSEHSEPSGRKGMGGEILNSPGDSRNSTSVVKKNTRVDHQHIVGDINFLLKEVESKSNNTSTKVTKDIDHFVAPSISCASGNQSSQLVNPAGRQIGTGLMGRNNIVSHVKISKSHLSSLVAAYDDQSDTYSFDIFQQMDSKVSCEGMVLLASLLCSCIRSVKKPELRRASLILLKFSSTYIDDDSRLQLVVPYVIAMLSDPSAIVRCAALETLCDVLCLVQDFPISDAVIFPEYILPMLSLLPDDTEESVRVCYASNIHKLALTAYRFLLRSRSIADIRPLDESVVAPRSQSADLPVKKQDDFFRQLAELRKSIYEVVQDLVMGQKQTPNARRALLQDIGYLCYFFGHRQSNDFLLPILPAFLNDHDEQLRAVFFGQIVYVCYFIGARSVEEYLLPYLEQALSDGMEAVLVNALHCLTMMCRSGYLRKRVIVGLLVKVLPRLRYPINWVKQSAVRFVAACSESLGSVDTYVYLSPHLRQFLHREPPSLASETALLSCLKSPLPKSIFYQALEDAQDIGDILLKSSGKKEQIVHGGRYPGTAQSGSSANLEDIGRLKGPNISSNMSLDVKDSVSFDKSLYSGFSLQASAANSSFYDGLSKGIPSYSFCTDKRGLGETHMLPDSSVYKASIRLPWLEPNRPGMQTRDDHFSSKRRELSINDSMKSSSPLQGDSTPNSDTGGLPFSRSAVNLEAGWKPRGILVAHLQEHRSSVNDIAVSNDNTFFVTASDDSSIKIWDTRKLEKDIAFRSRLTYSMGNSRALCTTMVHGTSQVIVGASDGTLHLFFVDCARSVGSVVERYSGIVDVKRNDIKEGAILSVVNCSSDSFSPTVLFSTEHCGIHKWDTRTNSESWSFKSSPEEGYISALVVGQCGNWFISGSSRGVLTLWDNRFLLPVNSWNYSTVSPIEKLCLLIPPPSSISSAGRPLVFVAAGCNEVSLWNAEDGSCHQMFRTASTDNEAVMSKAPSRPVNKPIIKDIRRAGNYKYRIDELNDPPVRHPGIRSLLPLPGGDLLTGGTDLKIRYWDQARPEQSFCIAGPSAKEVRSAKGDILEKAVGNDECYDIRSSFGVQVVQEMYKQSTTVSGLTPKTQLAVAAADVSGCHRDAILALASFNLSSQRLISASRDGAVEVWK